The Saliniramus fredricksonii genome segment TGGTCGGGTTCCCACCAGTAGACCGGTTCGATGGTGCCCGTAACTTCCGGCGGCGTCGGCGCGAAGCGCTCCCCTGTTTGATAGCTCACCGCCCAGGTCGCGATCGGCCAGCCGAAATTCCCGCCGCCTTCGATCACGTTGATCTCGTCGCCGTTGTTCTCGCCGTGTTCGTTCTCCCACAATTCACCCGTCTGCGGATGGAAGGCGAGCCCCTGCGGATTGCGGTGGCCGTAGGACCAGATCGCGTCATCGGCCTCAGGGTCGTCGACGAAGGGGTTGTCGGAGGGGATCGACCCGTCCGCGTTGAGGCGCAGGATCGAGCCGAGGCCGGTGCTGCGGTCCTGCGCGTAATGCTGCGGACCGAAATCCTTCGAATTGCGGTCACCGACGGTCACGAACAGATGGCCGTCATCGTCGAAGGCGAGCCGCGAGCCGTAATGGGCATTGCTGTTGACGAACGGTTCGACCACGTGAAGCACCTCGACATCATCAAGGGCGCGTTCTTCGGCGTCAAAGCGCGCGCGTCCGACATAGGTGGTCGAGCGACCGCGCGCGTCGGACCCTGAGAAACTCATGTAAAGCCACGGCTCCTCCGGATAATCCGGATGCAGGGCGAGGTCGAGCAGCCCGCCCTGGCCTTCGGCATGAACCTCTGGCACGCCGGAAACCGCGTGCATTTCGCCGCTGTCGCGGTCAATCAGCTGGATGCGACCGGGACGCTCCGAGACCAGCATCATACGGCTATCGGGCAGGAAGACCATCGACCACGGATTGGCCAGCTCCTCGACCACGGTCTCCACGGTGTAATCCGCCTGCGCGGTGGCGGGCAGGATGACAGTGCCGGCGATTCCGCCGGCGAGGATCAGTGAAAGCGTGCTCGCCTTCGCCATCGCGCCGCGAAACGCTCCTCGCGATTCTGCTCGCAGCGCGAGGGGGCGATGTCGGGAATGCGGCTTTTGCGGCCTTGCCTGCATGAGTCACTCCTTTCGTGAAATGGCGTGACGATAAACGACAGCGGTGACGACAGTTCCATGCAGCGATGCGCAGTCGCGATTTCCAGTATGCAAGTTCAGCTGCGCGGCTCGTCTTGGCCCGGGATGAACGCGCGCAGGGCCGCACGGGCCCGGCGAAAGGCCGGACCCGTGCGACGCATTCGTCCAGGCGATCAGAAACTCATGATCCGGGCATTGGGCGCAACGAGGCGGCGGCCCATCTCGGCGGGGTCTGCCGCCGTGACGCCATCGATCAGCGCATCCGGGCCGACGCCCTTGTTGGGCAGATAGATGGCGCAGACTTCGACCTGTGTTCCGGTCTCGTCCATGATCGTGCGCATCAGCCCCTGCGGGCTCATGCCGCGCGGCTCCTGCGGCGCGGTGGCGGATTCGGGTGCTTCCTGCAGCGCCATGTCGGCGGCGGGGCCGCAAAGCAGGATGTGCGCTGAAGCGCCGGCCTGGATCGACTGCAGGGTCAGAACCATCGACATCAATTGTGTCTGGGCATCGGGTGCCGTGAGGATCGTGACGAGATCGACATCTTCTTCGGCCATGGCGGGGGCCGATACGGCGAGAGCGGAGACGGACATGGCGGCTGCGACGGCCATGGCTGCGAATGTCTTCTTCATGGCTTTCTCCTTTGCGGGTTTCATCATCGGAAGCTGGTTTTCCCATTCCTCACATTAGCGAGTGATGGGATTCTGAACTAACCCGTTCGCCCCGTCTTTGATCCGTGTCATCTGCGCGCAGGCGACTGTTTGCTGCGCAACCTGATGGAACACCATGCTGCCCGGCGGCGTTCTTCGCGTCCGGGCGTGCAGGCGAAGGAGGGCATGGTCATGCGGTTTTCACCCCACACCAATGTGAACCGATACAGCCGCCTGGCGCCGCTGCTCGCCGGGATCGGCGCCCTTGTGGCCGTCGTGATGGCCTCTCCGCTCGTTGCGCAGACATCCTCCTCTGCTGCCGAAACGGCGCCGGCCGATCTTCAGATGCAGGGCGATTTCATCGTGGCGCAGACGCCGGGACATGTGCTCGCCAAAAACCTGATCGGGGCCGATGTCGTGAGCGCCGACGGCGATACGATCGGGCCGGTCGCCGATATCATCATCGACCAGAATCGCCAGCTCGTCGGAATCACGGTCTCCGTCGGCGGTCTTCTCGGGATCCGGAAGCGCGAAATAGGCATACCCGTCTCGGCCATGGCCACTGCGCGGGATGTCGAGGGGACCGGCTCCGCCGACGCGCGCGACGATTCGTTCAATGACCCCGTCTCCGACGTGATCCTCACCCTCGATTCCGAAGCGATCGCGCAGGCACCCGAATTCGCGCGGCTCGAGGATATTCCGGGCCTCGGTGGCGGCACGGCGGTGTCACCGGACGGGACACCGAGCGAAGAGCGGCAGAGCGACTGACGGCAACAGGCCAGTCGCGTCAATCGGTACTCTGGATATCCTGGCCCTGCGCTTCGACGCGGTCGGGATTTCTGCGCAAGGGGCGCAGCGCAATGCCGGTTACGCGCAGGCCGGCCAGCAGCACGATGCCGTAGACCAGCCCGCCGCTTACGGCGAGGATCGCAAGGCTGGCCTCGGCGGCCAAAGCCTCAAAATGACGCTCGGCAAAGGTGAGGGCGGGCGCTTGCAGGCCGGCGACGAGAAGAGCCAGCATCAGGCAGCCGGCGAGCGCGATCATCAAGCTCTTGCCCAGAAGCGCGTTCGGTGCGCTCCAGGCGCGGCGCTGCGCGATGACGAGCAGCAGGCCGAGATTGACCCAGGCACCGATCGCGGTGGCGAGTGCGAGGCCAACGACACCGAACGGGCCCGTCAGCACGATCTTGAAGGCGATGTTCACCGCGACCGCCGTGAGCGAGATTTTCAGGGGCGTCACCGTGTCGGAGCGCGCATAGAAGCTCGACAAGGCCGAGCGCATCAGCACCACGGCGGGCAGGGCGAGCGCATAGGCGGCGAGGATCGCACCGGAGGCCGCCGCGTCCTGTGCGGTGAAGGCGCCGCGTCCGAACAGGGCCAGCATGATCAGATCGGGAATCATCACGAAGGCCACGGTGCATGGCAGGGCAAGCGCGAGGATGATCGCCGCCGCCTGATTCTGCGAGCGATGCGCGCCGACGATATCACCCTCGGCGATACGCCGGCTCATCTCGGGGAGCAGCACGGTGCCCGCCGCGATGCCGATCACACCGACGGGGAGCTGATAGAGGCGATCAGCATAATACAGGGCCGAGACGGCGCCGACGGGCATCAGCGAGGCGATGATGGTATCGGCAAACATCGCGATCTGCACGCCGGCGGAACCGATCACGGCGGGGCCGAAAGTCTTGAAGAAATGCTTCACCGCCTTGTCCGGGCGCGGAATCGCGAGGCGCGGGGCAAGCCCGGCGCGGCGTGCCGCCTCCCAGACGAGCAGCAATTCGAGCACCCCCGCCAGCGCCACGCCCCAGGCCGCCGCATGGCCGGCCGTCGGGAAGAGAAAGGCGAGGGCCAGTGCCGCGATCAGCGAGGCATTGAGCAGGATCGGCGCCGCAGCGGCTGCGGCGAAACGGTCATGCGCGTTCAGAAGGGCCGAGAGCATCGTCACCAGCGTGACGAAGAGCAGATAGGGAAACGTGATGCGCGTCAGCGTCACGGTAAGATCGAAGCGCTGATCATCGCCCACCACGCCCGGCGCGAGGGCCGAGACGAGCCAGGGCATGAAGGCCAGCGCCAGCACGAGCATGCCGATCTGGATGGCCAGAAGCAGCGTCCAGATCCGACTTGCGAAGAGATGGCCTGCCTCGGTGCCGTTTTTTTTCGCGGGTCTGGGCGTAGGTGGGGATGAAGGCGGCGTTGAAGGCGCCTTCGCCGAAGATCGTGCGGAAATGGTTGGGCAGGCGCAGCGCGATGACGAAGGCATCGGCGACCGGTCCGACGCCCATGATTCCCGCCATGACGACGTCGCGCGCGAAACCCGTGATCCGCGAGACCATCGTCCAGCTGCCGACCGAAGCGATCTTTCTGAGCATCTCGCGAATCCGTCACAGGCGGCGCATCCATCGCCGCCGATCAGCGTTGTTTTGCGCATGCCGGGGCATGATGGCAAGGCCTCATGCTTGCAAGGGGGTGCGGGTGCGGTTACGAAAACCTGTGCGCGACAAGGATCGGCAAGCCATGGACGATCAGCAGCAGAACGAAAACCCGGCGGCAAATGTCAGCGACCCGCTGAAGCTGCTCGCTCTCGACAGCGACGACCTCGCGGTGATCTCCGCGCATCTGCAGCATGGGCAGCTGCGCGTGTCGGATCTGGCCTATCTGCGAAGCGAGCGACGTTTCGCCTTGTGCCTCGGGCGCTACGAGTGGGAGCATGCCCCGGAAGCGCCGCGCCGCCGCAGGCTCACCGGCCTGCATTTCGAACGCGTCCTCGCCGCGCAGATGCGCAATCTTGACCCGCGCATCCGCGAGACGGCGCTGGAACTCATCGCCATCGGCTTCGAGCCGGGCGACGCCCCATCGGGCGCCATCATCCTCTTCTTCGCCGATGATCGCGCCCTGCGGCTCGAAGTCGAGTGCATCGAGGCGCAGATGCGTGATATGGGCCCCGTCTGGGAGGCGGATCCGCCGCCGCCGATCGAAACTGAGGAAAACGAGTAATGCCGTTTCGGCTCGATGCGCGCCAGGAAG includes the following:
- a CDS encoding PQQ-dependent sugar dehydrogenase; this translates as MAKASTLSLILAGGIAGTVILPATAQADYTVETVVEELANPWSMVFLPDSRMMLVSERPGRIQLIDRDSGEMHAVSGVPEVHAEGQGGLLDLALHPDYPEEPWLYMSFSGSDARGRSTTYVGRARFDAEERALDDVEVLHVVEPFVNSNAHYGSRLAFDDDGHLFVTVGDRNSKDFGPQHYAQDRSTGLGSILRLNADGSIPSDNPFVDDPEADDAIWSYGHRNPQGLAFHPQTGELWENEHGENNGDEINVIEGGGNFGWPIATWAVSYQTGERFAPTPPEVTGTIEPVYWWEPDHPEGFPPSGLAFYFGDAFPDWEGDMFMGNLAHRYLGRFSVDGHAVEQTGRLLEDQEWRIRDVAVGPDDGYLYVIVDGSSAPLARLRPE
- a CDS encoding DUF2948 family protein; protein product: MDDQQQNENPAANVSDPLKLLALDSDDLAVISAHLQHGQLRVSDLAYLRSERRFALCLGRYEWEHAPEAPRRRRLTGLHFERVLAAQMRNLDPRIRETALELIAIGFEPGDAPSGAIILFFADDRALRLEVECIEAQMRDMGPVWEADPPPPIETEENE
- a CDS encoding PRC-barrel domain-containing protein yields the protein MRFSPHTNVNRYSRLAPLLAGIGALVAVVMASPLVAQTSSSAAETAPADLQMQGDFIVAQTPGHVLAKNLIGADVVSADGDTIGPVADIIIDQNRQLVGITVSVGGLLGIRKREIGIPVSAMATARDVEGTGSADARDDSFNDPVSDVILTLDSEAIAQAPEFARLEDIPGLGGGTAVSPDGTPSEERQSD